One genomic window of Elaeis guineensis isolate ETL-2024a chromosome 2, EG11, whole genome shotgun sequence includes the following:
- the LOC105046230 gene encoding short-chain dehydrogenase TIC 32, chloroplastic isoform X1, translated as MTGPCQCLPPFPTQPNTIHHDASTSPYLVRGTKIRWLPNSTCPWVHLRYLVDHLSTLYSDHLDCGLAPVRRNSCVLVAVFCYIRGERGPSGFGSCSTGEQVTEDISCSIPPNLTAIITGGTSGIGAETARVLAKRGVRLVMPARNLKRAAEVRQGIRRESPEAEIIVMEMDLSSFASIQRFCSEFLSLRLPLNILINNAGKFSKKLELTEDKLEMTFATNYLGHYLLTKNLLEKMVETATRTGIEGRIINVSSVVHRWVKKEGFRFSDMLNPKYYNGTHAYARSKLANIMHAKEIARQLKARKAKVTINAVHPGIVKTGITKDYKGLITDSLFFFASRLLKSASQGASTTCYVALSPRVVGISGKYFVDCNESSCSTLANDEDEAQILRQKTDALLRKRLHQAYK; from the exons ATGACAGGTCCATGTCAATGCCTCCCTCCCTTTCCCACCCAACCCAACACAATCCATCATGATGCCTCCACTAGCCCATACCTCGTGAGAGGAACAAAAATAAGATGGCTTCCCAATTCTACATGCCCATGGGTTCATCTCCGCTATCTTGTGGACCACCTTTCCACGCTGTACAGTGATCATCTAGATTGTGGTTTGGCACCTGTTCGTCGAAATAGTTGTGTTCTGGTGGCTGTCTTTTGCTATATAAGAGGAGAAAGAG gaccaagtGGCTTCGGCTCCTGCTCTACTGGAGAGCAAGTGACTGAAGATATTTCTTGTTCAATTCCTCCCAATCTAACTGCAATAATCactg GTGGAACATCGGGCATCGGAGCAGAGACGGCAAGAGTGTTGGCCAAAAGAGGGGTGAGGCTGGTGATGCCTGCAAGGAACCTAAAAAGAGCTGCTGAAGTTAGACAGGGAATCCGGCGAGAGAGCCCGGAGGCTGAGATCATCGTTATGGAGATGGATCTGAGCTCATTTGCTTCCATCCAGAGATTTTGCTCGGAATTTCTCTCTCTGAGACTACCACTCAACATTCTCAT CAACAACGCTGGGAAGTTCTCTAAGAAGTTAGAGCTCACTGAAGACAAATTGGAGATGACTTTTGCTACAAATTACTTAG GTCATTATTTGCTAACCAAAAATTTGCTAGAGAAAATGGTTGAGACAGCAACTAGAACAGGGATTGAGGGAAGGATTATCAATGTATCCTCGGTGGTTCACAGATGGGTGAAGAAAGAAGGATTCAGATTTTCAGACATGCTCAACCCTAAATA TTACAATGGTACGCATGCTTATGCAAGGTCAAAATTGGCTAATATAATGCATGCCAAGGAGATTGCAAGGCAATTAAAG GCAAGAAAAGCAAAAGTAACCATCAATGCTGTTCACCCAGGAATCGTAAAGACTGGAATAACCAAGGATTATAAGGGCTTGATTACAG ATTCGCTGTTTTTCTTTGCGTCAAGGCTACTTAAATCGGCATCTCAG GGAGCGTCAACAACGTGCTATGTCGCATTGAGTCCACGTGTTGTTGGCATCTCCGGAAAATATTTTGTTGACTGTAATGAAAGTTCATGCTCAACTTTAGCAAATGATGAGGATGAAGCACAAATACTTCGGCAAAAAACAGATGCGTTGCTTCGCAAAAGATTGCATCAAGCAtacaaataa